In Chloracidobacterium sp., one genomic interval encodes:
- a CDS encoding DUF72 domain-containing protein, which translates to MKFGKVDDPESVDLTISRDHPDTKRVLAKSNAKELRIYVGCAKWNKTDLKGFYPKGTKDELRYYSTQFNCVELNATFYRMFKPEVFQNWYASVPKGFKFCPKLSQSISHYRRLKEVEELVDISVANMSLLREKLGMPFLQMHNNFKPKDAERVAAFIEYWRQYKMPLAVEFRHTDWFNDRDTSARLYKLLEKYKITNVLVDTAGRRDLMHMRLTTPTAFVRWVGANSADIDRRRLDEWVRRIAKWKKVGLKNLYFFVHQNVERESPLLAAYFIDRLNKKLHTELRIPQTLNSRGEPETIC; encoded by the coding sequence ATGAAATTCGGCAAGGTTGATGATCCGGAGAGTGTTGACCTCACAATATCGCGAGATCATCCTGACACGAAACGGGTTTTGGCGAAGAGCAATGCAAAGGAGCTGCGCATATATGTCGGGTGCGCCAAGTGGAACAAGACCGATCTCAAGGGTTTTTATCCGAAAGGGACGAAGGACGAGCTACGGTATTATTCGACACAGTTCAACTGCGTAGAGCTGAACGCAACCTTCTACCGAATGTTCAAGCCGGAGGTCTTTCAAAATTGGTACGCGAGCGTGCCGAAAGGCTTCAAGTTCTGTCCAAAATTGTCGCAGTCGATCTCGCATTATCGGCGGCTGAAGGAGGTCGAAGAGCTTGTTGATATCAGCGTGGCTAATATGTCGCTGCTCCGCGAAAAGCTCGGCATGCCGTTCCTGCAGATGCACAATAACTTCAAGCCAAAGGATGCGGAACGTGTCGCGGCGTTCATCGAATATTGGCGGCAGTACAAGATGCCGCTCGCGGTCGAGTTCCGCCATACGGATTGGTTCAACGACCGCGACACTTCTGCCCGGCTTTACAAGCTGCTCGAAAAGTATAAGATAACGAACGTACTTGTCGATACCGCCGGGCGGCGTGACCTTATGCATATGCGGCTGACAACCCCGACGGCTTTTGTCCGCTGGGTCGGTGCAAATTCTGCTGATATCGACCGGCGGCGTCTCGATGAGTGGGTGCGGCGTATCGCTAAGTGGAAAAAGGTTGGCCTGAAGAACCTTTATTTTTTTGTCCATCAGAATGTTGAGCGCGAATCACCCCTGCTTGCCGCATACTTCATAGATCGCCTGAACAAAAAGCTTCATACCGAGCTGCGTATTCCGCAAACCCTGAATTCTCGAGGTGAGCCGGAAACGATATGCTGA